GGGTATCGGTATAGAAGAACATCGCTTCTTTGGCCTCGGTATAGTCATCCCATTTGTCGAGGCTCGCGAGGTCTGTTGGCGATAGCTTCCATTGCCGCACGGCATCGTGGGAGCGCGCGGCAAACCGTGCGCGTTGTTCATCCCGGCCAACCGAGAACCAGAACTTCACCAAATGGATGCCCGACTGCACGAGCATGCGCTCAAACTCGGGTGCCGAGCGGGTGAACTCGAGATGCTCATGCGGCGTGCAATAGTCCATTACGCGTTCTACGCCGGCTCGGTTGTACCAGGAGCGGTCGAAGATCACTATCTCGCCACCGGTCGGCAGGTGCTGCACGTACCGCTGGAAGTACCACTGCTTTCGCTCGCGTTCGGTGGGGACTTCGAGCGCGACCACCCGAGCCCCTCGCGGGTTCAAATGCTCCATGAATCGTTTGATGGCGCCGCCCTTACCTGCGGCGTCGCGGCCCTCAAAGATGATGACGACCTTTCGGTCTGTCTCCTTGATCCACGATTGGAGCTTGAGCAGTTCGATCTGAAGCAATCGTTTCTGGCGCTCGTATTCGCGGCGGGACATTTTGGACTCATAGGGGTGACCGTGCCGCCATGCGACTTTCGGTTCCTGAGGCGGCAGAACGCTGTGATCTCGAGGGGAGGGGGCACTCGTTGCGCTCTCACGCGAGACCGCGGCGGAGCTGGCTTCTGGTTCTGAATCACCGTTGGATGAGGTCATTCCGCAATTCTACAGCGTGTAGAAAAAAGTAGCTCGAAAAACTTAGCTCAGTGAGAAAAGAACTGAACTCACCGAGAAAAGCACTGAATTCACTGAGGGAAGCTTGTCGAGCTACGCGTCATGCAGCCGTGACTACCCGGTCTTGCGGCGGAAGTCGCGCTTGTGGTCAGCCCGGTCGTGGGTTCCTTGAATAGCTGATTCAGCATCCAGGTGTCCCGGTCGGTCGGTCTGCTTGCCCTGCTTGCGGTCAAGCGCCTCGCGGAACCTGCGCTTGTTCTCTTCGCTCGCAGAGGGTGTTTCTTCTGTGGGTTCCATACTTATCAGCGTAGGCCACCTCTATGACAACGCGCTGCTCGTCCGTGTCGCGCGCCAATCGCTGGGGGTTCACAGGCCCCCGGTGCTACGATTATGGGAGTTGTCCTGTTAGTTAGAGGGCAACGCACGGAGCAGGCTGGCAAGAAGCTGGTCACCGGTGGTAATTTTCCGAGTTGTTCGGAGGCTTTCTACTGTTGGCCAGACACGCGCCGCCACTCTAGGCATGCGCGTGAACCATCGCGTCCTTCTGCCCGCTCCTGCTCCTTGACGAGTCGCACACCACACGGGTGCGCGACGTAAAACAAAGGAGAAACCCCCGCATGGAGGGTCCAGAAATCACATTCGCCGAAGCCGTTCTCGATAACGGCAAGTTCGGCAAGCGCACCGTGCGCTTCGAAACCGGTCGACTCGCTCAGCAGGCACAGGGTGCCGTCGCTGCGTACCTCGACGAAGAAACAATGATCTTGAGCGCAACCAGCGCTGGCAAGCACCCGCGTGAAGGCTTCGACTTCTTCCCACTCACTGTGGATGTTGAAGAGCGTTCCTACGCAGCGGGCAAGATCCCCGGCAGCTTCTTCCGTCGCGAGGGTCGCCCATCCACGGAAGCCATCCTCGTCTGCCGTCTCATTGACCGTCCGATGCGTCCGACGTTCGTTGAGGGACTCCGCAACGAAGTCCAGATCGTCATCACCGTTCTGAGCATCGCTCCTGACGAGTTCTACGACGCCCTCTCGATCAACGCTGCATCGCTCAGCACCCAGATTTCGGGTCTGCCGTTCTATGGTCCCGTTGCCGGCATCCGCATGGCTCTGATCAACGACCAGTGGGTTGCCTTCCCGAAGCACAGCCAGCTTGCTGACGCTGTCTTCGACCTCACCGTTGCTGGCCGCATGGTCACCAACGACCAGGGTGAAGAAGACATCGCCATCATGATGGTGGAAGCAGAAGCTACCGAGAACAGCTGGGAGCTCATCAAGGCCGGCGCAACCAAGCCCGACGAGGCTGTTGTTGCTCAAGGACTTGAAGCATCGAAGCCGTTCCTCAAGCAGCTCGTCAAGGCTCAGCTCGAGGTCGCCAACAAGGCTGCCAAGCCTGTTGCCGAGTTCAAGCTCTTCCCGCCGTACTCCGACCAGGCGTACAACGCGGTCAGCGAAATCGCTGAAGCTGAGCTTCGCGACGTCTACAAGATCGCTGACAAGATCGAGCGCCAGACCGCTGACGACGAGCTCAAGGCTCGCGTCAAGGCTGAGGTTCAGTCCAAGGTTGACGCTGAAGAACTCAGCGAAGACGTACTCGGCATGGTTGGCGGAGCGTACAAGGCCGTCAGCAAGAAGGTTATGCGCGCCCGCGTACTCACCGAGGGAATCCGTATCGACGGCCGTGGCTTGAGCGACATTCGTGCGCTCGATGCTGAGGTCGAGGTCATTCCTCGCGTTCACGGTTCGGCAATCTTCCAGCGCGGCGAGACTCAGATCCTGGGTGTCACCACGCTGAACATGCTCAAGATGGAGCAGCAGATTGACTCACTGGCACCAGTGACCAAGAAGCGCTACATGCACCACTACAACTTCCCGCCCTACTCGACTGGTGAGACCGGTCGCGTTGGTAGCCCGAAGCGTCGCGAGATCGGGCACGGCTTCCTTGCCGAGCGCGCTATCGCACCGGTGCTTCCTGCTCGTGAAGACTTCCCTTACGCGATCCGCCAGGTTTCCGAGGCTCTCGGTTCCAACGGTTCGACGTCGATGGGTTCCGTCTGTGCTTCAACCTTGTCGCTGCTCAACGCTGGTGTGCCGCTGCGCGCACCCGTTGCCGGTATCGCCATGGGCCTGATTTCGGATGAAGTTGATGGCGTTACGCGCTACGCAGCTCTCACCGACATCCTCGGTGCTGAAGATGCACTCGGCGACATGGACTTCAAGGTTGCCGGTACGAGCGAATTCATTACCGCTATTCAGCTCGACACCAAGCTCGCTGGTTTGCCTTCGTCGGTTCTCGACGGTGCACTCAAGCAGGCTAAGGAAGCGCGTACCGCGATTCTTTCGGTGATCAACGCTGCAATCGATGCTCCCGACGAGATGGCCCCCACGGCTCCTCGCGTGATCTCGGTTCAGATCCCGATCGACAAGATCGGTGAGCTGATTGGCCCTAAGGGCAAGAACATCAACCAGATCCAGGATGACACCGGAGCCGACATCTCGATTGAGGATGACGGAACGGTCTACATCGGCGCTGTCGATGGTCCTTCTGCTGAGGCTGCACGCGCGGCGGTTAACGCCATCGCGAACCCGCTCAACCCTGAGGTTGGCGAACGCTTCTTGGGTACGGTCGTCAAGATCGCTACCTTTGGTGCTTTCGTTTCGCTCACCCCGGGCAAAGATGGACTGCTGCACATCTCTGAGGTCCGCAAGCTTGCCGGTGGCAAGCGTGTTGAGAACGTCGAAGACGTGCTCGGAGTCGGCCAGAAGATTCAGGTTGAAATCACCAAGATCGATGACCGTGGCAAGCTCTCGCTCGCTCCCGTTCTCGACGAGGCTGACGCAGAAGCAGCGGCTCCCGCTGACGAAAGCTAAGTCCCGCTAGACGTACATCACACAGCGCCTCTTCTCATTGAGAAGGGGCGCTGTGTCGTTAGCGGCACGTGGAAGTGTGCGCACGAAGAATTTCTTGAGCAAAAGACAGCCAGAAAGGGGGTAGTCACCCTAGTCTGCCCTTCGTTGGGGTGCCGCTATGTGGGGGATACCGCGCTATTGTGTGGTTGTGACCCGAATCACTACACCTCTTGATGCCTTCATGAGCGACATGCTCATTTGGCTAGAGACCGCATGGTATTTGTGGGTGGCCCTCGGCATTGTTGTAATCGTCGTGGTCGTCAGCGTGGTTGTTGCGAAGATGCGCAACCGAGGCTACGAACGCGTTCCGCATTACTACCGCCGCAACACCTAAGTCAAAGACTCCCGCGCTCTCCCGATTGCCCGTATTCCCGATACGGGATGTGTGACCTGCCTGCGCTGTCTGCTGCGCGCTTCGTGCGCGAGCTATTCGCTAGTGCTCGAGATGCCAATCAGCTGTGCGCGGGCGACGACATGGTCACGCAATGCGAACCCGAGCATGGCGGGAGTGCTTCCTTCAGCAACGTCCAGGCGTTCGACGTTGAGCGCACTCACGGTGAAGACGTAGCGGTGCGGTCCATGACCGGCGGGTGGGGCTGCTCCCTGAAAAGAGGTGAGCCGCAGCTCGTTGGGAAGAGTGATTGCGCCGTTGGGCATGAGCTGGGCATCCGGGTTGCCGGCGTCTTGTGGCAACGATTCGACGGAGGCCGGGATGTTGTAGGCGGCCCAGTGCCACCAGCCGCTGCCGGTGGGGGCGTCGGGGTCGAAGACTGTCAACGCGAAGCTTTTCGTGCCCGACGGGAAGCCGTGCCAGTGCAACGTGGGGGAACGGTCTTCGCCGCCGGCGTTCGCGATTCCGGAGCGAGCCCACTGCGGGAGCATGTCGCCCTCTTCGAAGTCGGGGCTCTCGAGTGCGAAGGTGGGCACTTCGGGTAGTTTCCAGTTGGGGTCATTCACGGTAACGGTCCTCTCGATTGCAAAAACGGCGCTGTGGCCAGTATGACGAGAATGATGCTTGGACGACACTTTCGAGCGGTGTGTGACCCGAAAATGACGGATTTCGACACGGACTAATAACGATCTGTCTGTCCTCTCTCCATTCACTCCGACGGCGACATATTCTTACCAAAAGCCTTGTGGGAGGCCGTTATGACGCAAGTGCACCCGACGCAATCACTGACGGGTTCCACTCGCGCGCGTCCAAGAACCGGGCAGCATTTCTCGACCAGGGTAATTGGGTCATCGGACCTCCGTGTTTTCCCCATAGCTCTCAGCGGGAACATCTTCGGTTGGACAGCGGATGATGCTGCAACAGCCTCGATCCTCAATGCTTTTGCCGACGGTGGAGGCAACTTCATCGACACCGCAGACTCGTATGCTTCTGGCCGGAGCGAGCTCATGATCGGAAAGTGGATGCGCGTCCGTCGCAACCGCGATCAAATTGTGGTGGCGACGAAGGTCGGAAAGAGCCGTGACAATCCAGGCATGGAAGCGGACGCGATCAAGCGCTCAGTGGATGCCTCGCTTGCGCGGTTAGGGACATCCCACATCGATCTTTTGTATCTGCACGTCGATGACGAGAGCGTCGACTTCGACGAGACTCTGCTCGCCGTCGATGAACTCATTGGCGAAGGCAAGGTGCGCTATTTCGGCGGTTCCGATCACACGGGCAACCGCCTCATTCAGGCGCGCATTGCGTGTGGCCAGATGGGGGTTGCTCCCATGGTGGCGGTGCAAGCGCACTACAACCTTCTTCACCGTAGCGAGTACGAAACAGGGCTCGCCCACGTGGCCGCCATTCAGGGGCTTGGCGTCATGCCTCGGTTTGCGCTCGCGAGCGGCTTCTTGAGCGGCAAATACCGCCAGCGTGCCGATCTGGCGCTCAACTCACGGGGTCACGATGCGGCGCAGTACTTGCGCCGCCGCGGCATCAAGATTTTGAATGCGCTTGATGGAGTCGCCGAAGAACAAGATGAGAGCGTGGCGACCATCGCGTTGGCGTGGCTGTTGAACAAGCCTGGAGTTGTAGCGCCCGTGGTGAGTGCTAGCCGTGCAGAACAGGTCCCCGAGCTCATCGCTGCGGCACGCGTGCAATTGACACGGCACCAGTCAGCCGAGTTGGATCGCGTCTCTAGCTTCTAACGCGCGCTCGTAGCAGGCGTGTTCTGGCATTGATCGCGTATCTAGCTACTGCTTCGATTCAGCAGTGAGCGTGCATCAACGGGCACGCGGGTGGGTCGCTAGACCTTGACCGCTTCGTCGAGAACGCGCTTGATCACGCGAGCCATTGCTGCGCCTGCAGCAATCGTGTCGCCAGCGTAACCGCCGGCAAGGGCGCCATCTTTAGCGAGCATGAGCTCGTCAGCAGCGTCGCCTGCAAAGGGATGTTCTGCGGCGCGCATGAGGTCGTAGAGCGACTCGTTGTACCAGTCGCGGTGATCAGAGATGAGTAGGCGAACCGAGTGCGTCGGGTCGGGGAACTCTGCGACAACGTTGAGGAACGGGCATCCGCGGAAGTCAGGCTTAGTGAGTTCTGCGGCGACCGATTCCAAGAGGCCAAGAACGGCATCGTGGGGGGAAGCGGCGTTGTCGATAATCGACTGAACTTCGGCTTCTACGGCGGCTCGGCGGCTCTTGACGTACTCAAGGATGAGGTTGTCTTTTGAGCGGTAGTGCTTATAGAAGGTTGCCTTGGTCACGCTCGACTGGGCGATGATGCGGTCTACACCGACGTTCAGAATGCCGTCTTGGTAGAAGAGTGTGTTGGCCGTCTCAAGGATGCGGCCTTTGGCCGGAGCGCGCTGCGCGGTCTCTGGTGTCTCAAATACCATCGCAGCGCACTCCTTCCGTGGAGGTTCGGATCAGGAACTGTCCCCACTATGTGCATCGCTAGATTCGGGTCCAAGCGATGCGGTTTGTTTTCACAACCTGAATTCGGGTCCGGGTTGTGTGGTTTACATCAACCGGTTCGGGTCCGGATGATGGGTTGTTGGCTTCGGGTGCCTACAAAGAACATTAGCATATGAGGACATACAGACAAGTCTGTCTGTCCCCTTTTTTTTACCCCAATATGGGGGACGGAATTCGACAGAATGTGACGCACCAACTCGCAGTACCAACTAATGACGTAGGCTCAGTGGTGATGAGCGACGCTGTAATTCTTCCTCTTGACCTTCCCGAACTGTCGTTCACCGCAACAGGCGACAGTCTCGTTCGTAGAACTGTTTTGCCGAGCGGTGTGCGCATTTTGAGCGAACAAGTACCCGGAGCGCGCAGCGCAACCGTGGGCTACTGGGTTGCCGCGGGCTCCCGCGACGAGCATCCGGAGACATTCGGAGCCACTCACTTCCTTGAGCACCTCCTGTTCAAAGGCACTGCTTCGCGGTCAGCCCTTGATATTGCCGTGAGCTTCGATGCTGTCGGCGGCGAGCACAATGCGATGACCGCCAAGGAATACACCTGTTACTACGCCAAGGTGCAAGACATTGACCTTCCGATGGCGATCGAAGTTATCGGCGACATGCTCACCTCGAGCCTCATCGATCCCACTGAGTTCGCTAACGAGCGCGGCGTCATCCTTGAAGAACTAGCGATGGCCGACGACGACCCCACAGATGTCGCTAGCGAGCGCTACTTCGAGGCTGTCTTTGGCGCGCATCCTCTTGGTCGTCCGATTGGGGGAAACCCCGACACCATCAATGCGATCTCGCGCGATGCTGTCTGGGATCACTACCAAGCGAACTATCGCCCACAAGACCTCGTGATCACGGTGGCGGGGGCTGTCGACCACGATGAGCTCGTGGTGGCTATCTCGTCGTGCCTCGTGGCGGCAGGGTGGGATCTCTCGGTAGAAGCGGCTCCGGTCGCGCGTCGCGACCTTTCTGCTAGCGCGCATTTTCCAGTGCTCACGCCGGGTCAACGACTGCATGTCACCCATCGCCCGATCGAGCAGGCCAATATCATTGCCGGCGTCGAAGGGCTCTCCGCAACCGATAGCCGTCGCGCGACGCTCACGGTGTTGAACTCCATTTTGGGCAGCGGTATGTCATCGCGACTCTTCCAAGAGGTGCGCGAGAAGCGCGGGCTTGCCTACTCTGTCTACTCGTTCTCGCCGAGCTACTCCGATGCAGGCGTGTTCGGCATCTACGCCGGATGCTCGCCAGAGAAAGTCACTCAGGTCACCGAGCTGATGCTCGAAGAGTTTCATAAGCTCGGCACCGCCCACGTCACCGACGAAGAGATCAGCCGGGCGATTGGCCAACTGCGGGGAGGGTCAGCGCTCGCGCTCGAAGACTCCGATTCCCGCATGTCACGTCTCGGGCGCAGCGAGCTTACTCTCGGTGAGTTCGTCGACCTCGACGCCTCCATTGCCCGCATCTCGGCAGTCACTGCCGAAGACATTCAGGAACTTGCCCAAGAACTCTCGTCGCGCCCCCTCTCTATTGCAGCGGTCGGGGCCGTCAACGAAGAGATGTTCTCAGGGCTTGCTCTCGGCAACGTCGCCCAGAGTTAGAACAGCAAAGGAATGATGATGGCGCATTACCTGTATCTCGTACGTCACGGAGAACAGCAGGACGCAGAACACGGACTACCCGATGGCCCGCTGTCGGGCAAAGGAGTTCGGCAGGCCCAGGCAATTTCGGAACGCCTGAGTGGTGTTCCCTTTACTCGAGCGTTCCATTCGCCTCTCCAGCGTGCAGAAGAAACTGCAGCGATTATGACCGAACGGATGCCCGCTCTCGAGTCTCAGCCAACAACGCTGCTCATGGACTGCATCCCCAGCGGCCCGACTCACGATATGCCCGCCGCCTTTGAGCCCTTCTTCGGTTCCGTTACGGATGAAGAGATCGATGCCGGGCAGGCACAGATGGAAGACGCGGTCAACGAGTTTCTGACTCCGGCACGCGAAGATCGTCACGACCTGCTGATTACCCACAATTTCGTAATTTCGTGGTTTGTGCGCGAAGTTCTCGGTGGCGACCAGTGGCGCTGGCTCGGGCTCAACCAAGCCAATTGCGGTTTGACGATCATCCGAGTCCGCAGCGCCAAGCCACCCGTGCTCGTGACCCACAACGACCTGGGGCACTTGCCGGCTGAGCTTCGCACCGGGCTGCCCACCGAACAGCCCTACTAGACCGTTCTGCTAGATAGCTCTGCGTCAAGAACGGCAGCGACATCGGGCGCCGTGATTAGCGCAGTGTCTTGAGGTACCACGTCGTGGCGTTCGAATTGTCGTTGTAAGGCTCACACGGCTCAAAGCCGCTCGAACGGTAGAGACCGCCAGCAGCGGCGAGACTTTCGTTCGTGTCGAGCACGAGTTCCGTGGCGCCCCATTCGCGCGCTCGTCGTTCGAGTTCGCTGAGAAGCTGGCGGCCAAGACCTGCACCGCGACCCTCCGGTCGCACCCAGAGGTGCTTCACTTCGAAGCGACTAGGTTCAAGCTGGCGGATGCCACCACACCCGAGTGCGGTGGCGCGCGGCTGCGCTCCGACGGTCGATGCTTCTGCTGCGGCGCCGGGGCCAACATCGGGTTCGAGATCAGCGCCGAGCCCGGGATCGGCTTCGATCACGAGGAATACCCCCTGCGGCTCCGTGAACTGTTCCGGTGTGGGGAACGTCGTGACATAGCCAGAGGGCGTCGGAAAGGTCTCAGCGCGGTAGCTGAAGTATTCCGTCAGAAGTTCGTGGGCAAGGGCATCCGTCACGGGAAGGGATCGAAACTGTGGCACAGCACCAGCGTACTCGCGGCGTCGTGGGGGAGTAGTCGGCGACGCTGCTCAGGATTGGTAGATTTGAACAATGACAACGAAAGTAGCGGTAGTCGGCGCAACCGGTCGCATGGGCAAATATATTAGTGGCGTCGTGGAGGCTGCTGCTGACTTCTCGCTCGTCGCCGCCCTCAACTCACGGTCTGAACTCAGCGAGATGCTGGCCGCAGACATCGTGGTGGATGTCACACAGCCGAGTGTCTCACCCTCGGTCGTCGATTTCGCGATCAGCAACGGCAAGAGCGTTCTTGTCGGCACGTCGGGCTGGAGCGAGGACCGCGTTCAGGGCTTGCGCTCGACGTTGACGGAGACTCCCGAGATTGGCGTCGTCATCATCCCCAACTTTTCTGTCGGCTCGGCCCTCGCGACGTCCTTTGCAACCGCCGCCGCTCGCTACTTCGACTCGATCGAAATCATCGAGAGCCATCACGCCGCCAAGGTCGATTCTCCGTCGGGCACCGCAGTGCGCACCGCCGAGCTCATGGCGGATGCTCGCTCAGAGCGTGGCCCGGCGTTGGCACCGCACGTCGATCAGCGCGCCCGGGGCGAGCAAGTGGCTGGCATTCCCGTGCACAGCCTGCGAATGACGGGAGTGATCGCGCACCAGCAGGTCATTTTCGGTGGTCCCGGCGAAGCGCTCACCATCGACCACCGCACAATGTCGCAAGATTCCTACGAGGCCGGCATCCTGTTGGGACTCCGTGCCGTGGTCAGCGCTACCGGCGTGACGGTTGGTCTCGACCAACTCATAGACCTCTCACCAGCATCGGGCGAACCCTCCGCATGAAAACACGCATAGCCGCACTGGTCATGGTGGCGCTTCTCGCGCTCTACATGATCTTCGTGATCAACTATTCGATCGTGCTCATCCGCATCGATCAACCCATTGCCAACGTCATGGGCTGGGCTCTGCTCGTGCTTCCGCTGATCGGGTTTTGGGCACTCGCCGCAGAACTATTTTTCATCTTCCGGGCCGAGCGCCTGCTCACCACTCTCGAGGAGGAAGGTGCGCTGCCGGACGAGGTTGTCGAGCTCTTGCCGAGTGGCCGCCCCGATCCCGTGACGGCAGATCGCGCTTTCGACCGCTATCGCACCGAGGCCGAGGCTGCACCAGAATCATGGCGTGCCTGGCTGCGCTTGGGGCTAGCCTATGACGCTAGCGGCGACCGCAAGCGGGCTCGTTGGGCGACGCGGCGGGCGATCGCGCTCTCGCGAGTCAAGCCGACGCCGGCTGCCTAGCGCACATCCCTAGTTGCGCTTCGCTCCCTGACTCCAGCTAACAGCTCGCAATTAGCCGCTACTCGACGAAAGCGTCGATCGCTTGTTCGATCGTGGTGTGGGTGAACTCGAACCCTGTCTTGGCGAGAGTGGTCGATTGCACGTTCTCATCGACCAAAATGAGGTCCTTTCCTGCGTCACCCAGCATCCGGAAGGCAAAGCTCGGCACGACAAACCAGTGTGGCCGTTTCATTATGCGGGCCAGAGTTTTTGTGACAGTTTTAGCTGTTGCCGGGGTGGGCCCCACAAGCGAAACAGCACCGGCAAAATCACTGCGCAGGAGATGGATAATTGCTGCAGCTTCATCGTGCAGGCTGATCCACGGCCAATATTGAGCGCCGCTACCGAGACGACTTCCGACTCCGAACCGTGTCAACAGGTTGAGGGGAGTGAATGCTCCGCCCCGGCCGACCACAATTCCGGTGCGGAACATGACGAGCCGTGTGGTGCTCGGTGTTAGTCGCGCTGCTTGCTCCCACGCGTAGACGACATCACTGAGAAATCCTGTTCCCTTGCTCGACTCATCGGTGAGCACTTCGCCGGGGCGGCTGCCGAAGTAGCCGACAGCCGACCCGCTGAGAAACACGGATGGCGGATTCGACGCTCGTCGAATCGCCTCGGCAAGCGCGCGGGTGCCATCCACGCGCGACCGCAGAATCTCGCGCTTATAGCTGGGCGTCCAGGGAAGTTTGCCCGTTGGTGCACCAGCGAGATTAATGACCGCGTCTGCGCGTTCGATGGCCCATTCGTCCACCGTGCCCGATCGTGGATCCCACTGGTATTCGCCCTCGGCAGTCGGTTCTCGACGCACAAGCTGCATAACTTCGAATCCCGCGGCGGTGAGTTGGGCTACCAGCTCTGTTCCGATGTAGCCAGTCGCGCCAGCAACCAAGACTCGAGAAATTGTGGGATGGGGAGCGGGCCCGCTCATTTTAGGCCAAGCTCGCTTCGAGAGTGATCGGGATGCCGGTCAGCGCTCGCGAAACGGGGCAGCCTTCCTTGGCTTCTGTCGCTAGGCGCTGAAAGTCGTCATCGCTGAGGTCTGCCACTTTGGCGCTCACGAGCAAGTGGCTGCCGGTGATGCCCTCGGCGGGGTCGAAGGTGACCGCGGCGGTGACTTGCAGGCTTTCGGCGGGCGTGCCATTTTCGGCTAAACCGTTGGAGAACGCCATGGCGAAGCAGGCAGAGTGGGCAGCGCCCAAAAGCTCTTCGGGGTTCGTTGTTGCTTCTTGACCTTCGGATCGTGCGGCCCAGGTAACCGGGAATTCTGCGGCGTCAGAGGAATCCATTGACGTGGTTCCTTTGCCGCTGAAGAGGTCGCCGAACC
This portion of the Salinibacterium sp. NK8237 genome encodes:
- the ppk2 gene encoding polyphosphate kinase 2, producing MTSSNGDSEPEASSAAVSRESATSAPSPRDHSVLPPQEPKVAWRHGHPYESKMSRREYERQKRLLQIELLKLQSWIKETDRKVVIIFEGRDAAGKGGAIKRFMEHLNPRGARVVALEVPTERERKQWYFQRYVQHLPTGGEIVIFDRSWYNRAGVERVMDYCTPHEHLEFTRSAPEFERMLVQSGIHLVKFWFSVGRDEQRARFAARSHDAVRQWKLSPTDLASLDKWDDYTEAKEAMFFYTDTPQAPWTVVKSNDKKLARTEAMRWLLAQFDYTTKDNDVVGIPDPKVIGSPRSIYDDGEVLGGTFPTV
- a CDS encoding DUF5302 domain-containing protein, yielding MEPTEETPSASEENKRRFREALDRKQGKQTDRPGHLDAESAIQGTHDRADHKRDFRRKTG
- a CDS encoding polyribonucleotide nucleotidyltransferase — its product is MEGPEITFAEAVLDNGKFGKRTVRFETGRLAQQAQGAVAAYLDEETMILSATSAGKHPREGFDFFPLTVDVEERSYAAGKIPGSFFRREGRPSTEAILVCRLIDRPMRPTFVEGLRNEVQIVITVLSIAPDEFYDALSINAASLSTQISGLPFYGPVAGIRMALINDQWVAFPKHSQLADAVFDLTVAGRMVTNDQGEEDIAIMMVEAEATENSWELIKAGATKPDEAVVAQGLEASKPFLKQLVKAQLEVANKAAKPVAEFKLFPPYSDQAYNAVSEIAEAELRDVYKIADKIERQTADDELKARVKAEVQSKVDAEELSEDVLGMVGGAYKAVSKKVMRARVLTEGIRIDGRGLSDIRALDAEVEVIPRVHGSAIFQRGETQILGVTTLNMLKMEQQIDSLAPVTKKRYMHHYNFPPYSTGETGRVGSPKRREIGHGFLAERAIAPVLPAREDFPYAIRQVSEALGSNGSTSMGSVCASTLSLLNAGVPLRAPVAGIAMGLISDEVDGVTRYAALTDILGAEDALGDMDFKVAGTSEFITAIQLDTKLAGLPSSVLDGALKQAKEARTAILSVINAAIDAPDEMAPTAPRVISVQIPIDKIGELIGPKGKNINQIQDDTGADISIEDDGTVYIGAVDGPSAEAARAAVNAIANPLNPEVGERFLGTVVKIATFGAFVSLTPGKDGLLHISEVRKLAGGKRVENVEDVLGVGQKIQVEITKIDDRGKLSLAPVLDEADAEAAAPADES
- a CDS encoding YbhB/YbcL family Raf kinase inhibitor-like protein, giving the protein MNDPNWKLPEVPTFALESPDFEEGDMLPQWARSGIANAGGEDRSPTLHWHGFPSGTKSFALTVFDPDAPTGSGWWHWAAYNIPASVESLPQDAGNPDAQLMPNGAITLPNELRLTSFQGAAPPAGHGPHRYVFTVSALNVERLDVAEGSTPAMLGFALRDHVVARAQLIGISSTSE
- a CDS encoding aldo/keto reductase; amino-acid sequence: MTQVHPTQSLTGSTRARPRTGQHFSTRVIGSSDLRVFPIALSGNIFGWTADDAATASILNAFADGGGNFIDTADSYASGRSELMIGKWMRVRRNRDQIVVATKVGKSRDNPGMEADAIKRSVDASLARLGTSHIDLLYLHVDDESVDFDETLLAVDELIGEGKVRYFGGSDHTGNRLIQARIACGQMGVAPMVAVQAHYNLLHRSEYETGLAHVAAIQGLGVMPRFALASGFLSGKYRQRADLALNSRGHDAAQYLRRRGIKILNALDGVAEEQDESVATIALAWLLNKPGVVAPVVSASRAEQVPELIAAARVQLTRHQSAELDRVSSF
- a CDS encoding TetR/AcrR family transcriptional regulator; this encodes MVFETPETAQRAPAKGRILETANTLFYQDGILNVGVDRIIAQSSVTKATFYKHYRSKDNLILEYVKSRRAAVEAEVQSIIDNAASPHDAVLGLLESVAAELTKPDFRGCPFLNVVAEFPDPTHSVRLLISDHRDWYNESLYDLMRAAEHPFAGDAADELMLAKDGALAGGYAGDTIAAGAAMARVIKRVLDEAVKV
- a CDS encoding pitrilysin family protein; translation: MSDAVILPLDLPELSFTATGDSLVRRTVLPSGVRILSEQVPGARSATVGYWVAAGSRDEHPETFGATHFLEHLLFKGTASRSALDIAVSFDAVGGEHNAMTAKEYTCYYAKVQDIDLPMAIEVIGDMLTSSLIDPTEFANERGVILEELAMADDDPTDVASERYFEAVFGAHPLGRPIGGNPDTINAISRDAVWDHYQANYRPQDLVITVAGAVDHDELVVAISSCLVAAGWDLSVEAAPVARRDLSASAHFPVLTPGQRLHVTHRPIEQANIIAGVEGLSATDSRRATLTVLNSILGSGMSSRLFQEVREKRGLAYSVYSFSPSYSDAGVFGIYAGCSPEKVTQVTELMLEEFHKLGTAHVTDEEISRAIGQLRGGSALALEDSDSRMSRLGRSELTLGEFVDLDASIARISAVTAEDIQELAQELSSRPLSIAAVGAVNEEMFSGLALGNVAQS
- a CDS encoding histidine phosphatase family protein, with translation MAHYLYLVRHGEQQDAEHGLPDGPLSGKGVRQAQAISERLSGVPFTRAFHSPLQRAEETAAIMTERMPALESQPTTLLMDCIPSGPTHDMPAAFEPFFGSVTDEEIDAGQAQMEDAVNEFLTPAREDRHDLLITHNFVISWFVREVLGGDQWRWLGLNQANCGLTIIRVRSAKPPVLVTHNDLGHLPAELRTGLPTEQPY
- a CDS encoding GNAT family N-acetyltransferase; this encodes MPQFRSLPVTDALAHELLTEYFSYRAETFPTPSGYVTTFPTPEQFTEPQGVFLVIEADPGLGADLEPDVGPGAAAEASTVGAQPRATALGCGGIRQLEPSRFEVKHLWVRPEGRGAGLGRQLLSELERRAREWGATELVLDTNESLAAAGGLYRSSGFEPCEPYNDNSNATTWYLKTLR
- the dapB gene encoding 4-hydroxy-tetrahydrodipicolinate reductase, which translates into the protein MTTKVAVVGATGRMGKYISGVVEAAADFSLVAALNSRSELSEMLAADIVVDVTQPSVSPSVVDFAISNGKSVLVGTSGWSEDRVQGLRSTLTETPEIGVVIIPNFSVGSALATSFATAAARYFDSIEIIESHHAAKVDSPSGTAVRTAELMADARSERGPALAPHVDQRARGEQVAGIPVHSLRMTGVIAHQQVIFGGPGEALTIDHRTMSQDSYEAGILLGLRAVVSATGVTVGLDQLIDLSPASGEPSA
- a CDS encoding TIGR01777 family oxidoreductase is translated as MSGPAPHPTISRVLVAGATGYIGTELVAQLTAAGFEVMQLVRREPTAEGEYQWDPRSGTVDEWAIERADAVINLAGAPTGKLPWTPSYKREILRSRVDGTRALAEAIRRASNPPSVFLSGSAVGYFGSRPGEVLTDESSKGTGFLSDVVYAWEQAARLTPSTTRLVMFRTGIVVGRGGAFTPLNLLTRFGVGSRLGSGAQYWPWISLHDEAAAIIHLLRSDFAGAVSLVGPTPATAKTVTKTLARIMKRPHWFVVPSFAFRMLGDAGKDLILVDENVQSTTLAKTGFEFTHTTIEQAIDAFVE